In a genomic window of Paracoccaceae bacterium:
- the kduD gene encoding 2-dehydro-3-deoxy-D-gluconate 5-dehydrogenase KduD — MSAFSLDGKKALVTGANTGIGQAIAVALGQAGAHVICAGRSSCAQTVVSIDRAEELTLDFADPHAARDVFTEHHVDILINNAGIIRRADSVDMSESDWDDVMDINLKAVFLTSQAFAKAVMQREVHGKIVNIASLLSFQGGIRVPSYTASKHGVAGLTKALCNEWAAKGINVNAIAPGYVSTNNTEALRNNPERNTAILERIPAGRWGNPEDIAQSAVFLSAPASDYVNGAVLNVDGGWLAR; from the coding sequence GTGAGTGCTTTTTCACTGGACGGGAAAAAGGCGCTGGTGACCGGCGCCAACACCGGCATCGGACAGGCGATTGCCGTGGCTTTGGGACAGGCGGGCGCACATGTTATCTGCGCCGGGCGATCTTCTTGCGCGCAGACCGTGGTCAGTATTGATCGCGCGGAGGAACTCACACTTGACTTCGCGGATCCACACGCGGCGCGGGACGTGTTCACAGAGCACCATGTCGACATTTTGATCAACAATGCGGGCATCATTCGCCGTGCGGACAGTGTGGATATGTCGGAAAGCGACTGGGATGACGTGATGGACATCAATCTCAAGGCGGTTTTCCTCACATCACAGGCCTTTGCCAAGGCTGTTATGCAACGCGAGGTTCACGGAAAAATCGTGAACATCGCCTCACTGCTGTCCTTTCAGGGCGGGATCAGGGTCCCCTCTTATACCGCGTCTAAACACGGGGTCGCGGGCTTGACCAAGGCACTGTGCAATGAGTGGGCAGCCAAGGGCATCAACGTGAACGCAATCGCGCCCGGCTATGTCAGCACAAACAATACCGAAGCGCTGCGCAACAACCCTGAACGCAATACCGCGATTTTGGAACGCATCCCGGCAGGGCGCTGGGGAAATCCCGAAGACATCGCCCAGAGCGCCGTTTTTTTATCTGCACCTGCGTCGGATTATGTAAACGGTGCTGTGCTGAATGTAGATGGCGGATGGTTGGCGCGATGA